The Gallus gallus isolate bGalGal1 chromosome 6, bGalGal1.mat.broiler.GRCg7b, whole genome shotgun sequence genomic interval GTGCTTCTGAATTCAGCAGTGCCAGATGTGTGGCAGAGCAAAGGAGGCAGAAGAGTGTGTACCTCAAGAGCTGGAATATACTGAGATTGACCACAGAGAATTTCTATTCTGGGGTCTCACAGAGACCTACTATACTTTTGACAAGTAGGTGAAGAAAGCTAATTTGCTTCAAAGTGGTGCTCCATGCCCATGCAGGTTCTGTACTTTTAGGCAGATGACCCCAATTTGGTTTGCTCTCTGCTACAGGCTGCAAAGTTGAATCCTTCCCTTGTGAACGCAGAACTCTGGAGACTGagaaggagctggctggaagCTATGTCTGCTGGAAAGGCTCAAAGCAGCAGAATGTAATGCATGCTTCACTCTGCCCTTTTTACAGGTGAGTCTGACACCCCCATCTCACCATGGCTTTCCTGGGATGAAGACAATGCCTTCTTCAATATGGCAAATACACACTTGTGCTGATGGCCAGATGCCTGAATTAACGTTGAATAAGAAATTCACACTGCTCTAAAATTTTCATTCCAATTTAGAGCAAAAAAGTTAACATATCTTCTGCAGcaacttaaaaagaaatctattgAAGCCTAAAAAGTATGTCCATAGTCCTTAATTCTAGAATGGTGGAAgcatagaatatcctgaattgGAGAGAACTTTAAAGGGTCATCGAGTCCAAattctggctccacacaggaccacccgAAAGTCAAACCATATGtttgagagcattgtccaaatgctttttgaacTCCAGCAGTGTTATGGTAGAGttcaaaagcaaaagagcagaCTTGATAAAATGGAGCGTTTTAGTTTTGCTGCTCCGCTTAGGATAGatgttttccttccaaatatttgttttgaaaaattgccttttcaaaggaaaatctgttccattgaaaacaaagtaatatCAGCCTTGAAGTTGCTTTGTTAATCTTTAAAGCCACCGTGGATTTTATTCACCTGTTTAATACTAAACTTCCCATTTCAGAGTGAAAAGAGTCTCAGTAAAACACCCATCCAGATGCTTCCGAACCGTATGTACAGGTAGGACTATTatcttttctgaatttcatttacaaagcagaaaaggtAATAAGAAATACAAGGAGGCAATTTTTACCTTCACTTCTAAAACTTTTGTTCTGAGTGAGAGTTGGAGGCACTGAGTCTGGTTGGAGGCGTGTAGCtagtggtgtcccccagggctctaTACTGAATCCAGTGTCATTCAACGTACTCctcagtgacctggatgaaggcaCAGAGTGCACTCAGCAAGTTTATTGATACCAAATTGGGTGGAGTGGCATATACACTTGAGGACTGCGCTGCAATTCAGAGAGACCTTGACAGACTGGAGATGTGGGCAGAGAAGAATGTAATGAAGAATGTATTTACACACATGTAAGTTCACTGGCATTGTcacaaagcaaaagcagtgaGGTTACAGTCTGCTTTGCTGTCTTCCCTGCTGACAGCTGTTCCATCTGTGTGAAGATGCACGTGGCCCTGCATCAGTTCATGCTGCAGGAAGACGGGCTGAAGTTTGGCCCCTTTTCCACAGTAATAGTTGTGTTTGTGTCGTCACAGGATGGGAAAGTGTACACTCCCTGCTGACTTCACATCTTCTCCTTCTTTGGTTCCATTTAGACCCTTGTGACTCCCAGCCATGCCAGAATGGGGGTACATGTGTCCCAGAGGGACTGGACAAGTATCACTGCCTGTGCCCAGTGGGATATGGAGGAGGCACGCACTGTGGTAGGTGTCAACCtgacttcttcctccttccttctcaacTGTGTCTTGCCTTGGCAAGTGCCCAACAAGCATACATACAACAAACAACAAGCATACAACAAACTGCTGTCTCTTTTCAGCACCAAAGCTGAGCCTTGAGTGTGGTGTGGACCTCCTTTTCCTGATGGACAGCTCAGCAGGGGTCACACTGGAGGGATTCCTGCGCTATAAGGCGTTCCTCAAGAGGTTCCTTCAAGCAGTGATGGGCCGGGACTCGCCAGCAAACGTGGGGGTGGCCCAGTACGATACCAGCATCAGGATACCCATTGAAGTAGGACAGCACAAGGATGTGTTTGGTCTCATGAAGAGCATTGATGCTTTGAATTTCAGCGGGGGAGGAACCCTGACGGGCAGAGCCCTGTGGTACGTTGCTCAGCATGGTTTTAGGAGAACCCCGGTGTTTGCAGATGTGCTGGATGACCTCCCACGCGTGGTTGTCTTGCTCACTGACTCCAAGTCCCAAGACCCAGTGGCAGAAGCTGCCAAGTATGCAAGGGACAGAGATCTGTTGTTGATTGGTGTAGGCAGCAGCTTTGtgagggcagagctggctgaAGTGACTGGCAACCCAAAGCAGACCGTTGTCTACTCAGACCCCCAGGATTTGTTCAACAGGATCCCAGAGCTGCAAAGGAGAATTTGCAGTGTGAACAGTCCTGAAGGTAAGAGCGTGAAGTAGGGGATGCAGAAGTTTGTCAAACCAAGAGGTTTTCTGAGCTCCACTGGGGTGTAGGGGAGGACAGAAGGATGAATGTCCTTGTTTTACTTGCGTCAGTCACAGGTTGAGGCACTAAGCTTCCATTGTTGCTCTTATGGGGCTGTATCTGTTGATGTTAAAAGGCCTTATATCACCCTTCGCAGTCAGCGGTGGGCAGTAATGAATTTGGCTCACAGTTTGTTCCCCTGGTTTTTCTGGAATACATCTATATACTGAAAAACACTGTGTTTGCACTCTTTTATCTAGGCTGCCAGGTGCAGTCTCTTGATTTGGTGTTTGCAGTGGATGCCTCAGCTGGAGTTGGCCTGGCGaattttctgcagctgaggGACTTTGTCAGGAGCAGCTCTTGGCAATTCACCATCAACCGGGATGTCACCCAAATTGCCCTTGTGGCCTATGGTAGCAGAGCTCACACCGTGTTCGCTTTGGACACCTACACAAACAATTCAGCTCTCGTCCAAGCCATCAACCAGATGCCTTTCCTTGGGGACGTGgcctctgccagcagtgccttACTCCACATTCACAGTGACGTGATGACGGTACAGAAAGGAGCAAGGCCTGGTGTCAGCAAGGTGGTGGTGCTGCTCACAAATGGAGGTGGCATGGAGGATGCAGCTGCCCCGGCTCGGCAGCTG includes:
- the VWA2 gene encoding von Willebrand factor A domain-containing protein 2 isoform X2, coding for MNLLPLESLCVFLLPQVWLALGMQEIHADQETIGKISAAGQLMWCSASVDILFLLDGSYSIGRGSFERSKHFAGKLCDALDIHPGRVRVGMVQFSSAPHLEFSLDSYLTKQEVKERIKRTAFRGGSTETGRALKYILHKGFPGGRNLTVPKILIIISDGKSQGSTAVPAMQVKERGTTVFAVGIKFPRWEELHAVASEPTEQHVLFAGDASDAANGLYSALSSSICSITTPGCKVESFPCERRTLETEKELAGSYVCWKGSKQQNVMHASLCPFYRVKRVSVKHPSRCFRTVCTDPCDSQPCQNGGTCVPEGLDKYHCLCPVGYGGGTHCAPKLSLECGVDLLFLMDSSAGVTLEGFLRYKAFLKRFLQAVMGRDSPANVGVAQYDTSIRIPIEVGQHKDVFGLMKSIDALNFSGGGTLTGRALWYVAQHGFRRTPVFADVLDDLPRVVVLLTDSKSQDPVAEAAKYARDRDLLLIGVGSSFVRAELAEVTGNPKQTVVYSDPQDLFNRIPELQRRICSVNSPEGCQVQSLDLVFAVDASAGVGLANFLQLRDFVRSSSWQFTINRDVTQIALVAYGSRAHTVFALDTYTNNSALVQAINQMPFLGDVASASSALLHIHSDVMTVQKGARPGVSKVVVLLTNGGGMEDAAAPARQLRDNGVTVFVVVIGDAERDTLLRVAGSPSYLVHISSYEDLQRYQDLITERICEEAKSPVNLCKPNPCMNQGVCILRPGSYWCECHGWEGPHCESRVPRGDSPRSPVLPTDSHVQQIPGTFQHFSGAHRHPKRS